A window of the Gossypium arboreum isolate Shixiya-1 chromosome 2, ASM2569848v2, whole genome shotgun sequence genome harbors these coding sequences:
- the LOC108466210 gene encoding LOW QUALITY PROTEIN: probable amidase At4g34880 (The sequence of the model RefSeq protein was modified relative to this genomic sequence to represent the inferred CDS: inserted 2 bases in 1 codon; deleted 2 bases in 1 codon), whose product MASSSSLRSSSLFLEATIKDIKQSFERNRLTSRQLVQYYLREIARLNGLLKGIIEVNPDALLQADAADKKKCKVNGSLPDLHGIPILLKDNIATKDKLNTTXFALLGSVVPRDAGAVEKLRKAGAIILGKASLSEWANFRSTTAPSGFSPRGGQGKNPYVLSATPCGSSSGSAISVAANLVTVSLGTETDGSILCPSSFNSVVGLKPTVGLTRAGVIPVTPRQDTIGPICRTVSDAVYVLDAIVGFDSNDEATRYASYYIPPGGYKRFLNPCGLKGKRLGIVRNPFFKIAQGLGLAQTFENHLHTLRRQGAIVVDNLQIANIDVILNVTASGEAVAIVAEFKLSLNAYLRELVASSVRSLADIIAFNLKFPDLELTDKIGQDIFLAAQATNGIGAQEKAALANLENLSKNGLEKLMRDYKLDAVVIPRADASSVYAIGGFPAIIVPAGYDSQRVPIGISFGGLKGSEGKLIEITYAFEQATKIRKPPPFKP is encoded by the exons ATGGCTTCCAGTTCTTCTCTAAGAAGCTCTTCCTTGTTCCT AGAAGCGACGATCAAAGATATAAAACAAAGTTTTGAGAGAAACCGACTCACCTCAAGGCAACTTGTCCAGTACTATCTCAGAGAAATCGCCAGGCTCAATGGGCTCCTTAAAGGAATCATAGAAGTGAACCCTGATGCATTGCTTCAAGCTGATGCTGCAGAT AAAAAGAAGTGTAAAGTAAATGGTTCACTGCCTGACTTGCATGGTATTCCCATTTTGCTCAAGGATAACATTGCTACAAAAGATAAGCTGAACACCAC GTTTGCATTGCTCGGGTCAGTCGTGCCCAGAGATGCAGGGGCAGTGGAGAAACTGAGAAAAGCTGGAGCAATCATTCTGGGTAAGGCTAGCTTGAGTGAGTGGGCTAATTTTAGGTCAACTACTGCACCCAGTGGCTTTAGTCCAAGAGGTGGCCAGGGAAAG AATCCTTATGTCTTGTCTGCAACTCCGTGTGGGTCAAGTAGTGGATCAGCAATATCAGTGGCTGCAAACTTGGTAACAGTATCATTAGGGACTGAGACTGACGGTTCCATCCTATGTCCCTCCAGTTTTAACTCAGTGGTGGGCCTAAAACCTACAGTTGGTCTCACCAGAGCCGGGGTCATTCCAGTTACTCCAAGACAGGACACCATTGG GCCTATCTGCAGGACAGTGTCGGATGCTGTTTATGTTCTTGATGCCATTGTAGGGTTCGATTCTAATGATGAAGCAACTAGATATGCGTCGTACTATATCCCACCTGGCGGCTACAAACGATTCCTTAACCCCTGTGGGCTCAAAGGAAAGAGATTGGGGATAGTGAGAAATCCATTTTTCAAAATTGCTCAAGGATTGGGGTTGGCTCAGACTTTTGAGAACCATTTACATACACTAAG GCGACAAGGTGCCATTGTTGTAGACAATTTACAAATAGCCAACATTGATGTTATATTAAATGTCACCGCAAGTGGTGAAGCAGTAGCCATCGTAGCAGAGTTCAAATTGTCCTTGAACGCCTACCTCAGGGAGTTAGTGGCTTCCTCGGTGCGATCACTGGCAGATATTATAGCTTTCAACCTGAAATTCCCTGATTTG GAATTGACAGATAAAATAGGCCAAGATATCTTCTTGGCAGCCCAAGCCACAAATGGGATTGGTGCTCAAGAGAAGGCAGCATTAGCAAATTTGGAAAATCTTTCAAAAAATGGGTTGGAGAAGTTGATGAGAGATTACAAGCTAGATGCAGTGGTGATCCCAAGGGCAGATGCTTCTTCTGTTTATGCAATTGGAGGGTTCCCAGCAATTATTGTCCCAGCTGGATATGATAGCCAAAGGGTGCCTATTGGCATTTCATTTGGGGGACTGAAGGGATCGGAGGGCAAACTAATTGAGATCACATATGCCTTTGAGCAAGCTACTAAGATTAGGAAACCTCCTCCGTTCAAACCTTGA